The genomic stretch tgtgaaaaacacattcaCTCTCCCGTGAAAATTTAacaagtttaataaaggacaataggagacaaggaCCTTAGAGCTAAGGTTATTATGGCCAGGTGCATCTCGGCACTCAGCCACACTGTTATCTTCAGCATaccccttaaataccttttcccttatatcagcctgttgcatattcatagaccCGTATGCATAGTAAACTTTTTCCCCAAACTAGTTTACACGTTCCAAGAATTGTTTAGCATGGGTCCTCCTTGAGtctgcctttttagagcatgcaTATTCCTTGGTTGTGGTTTTAGTCCATTCTTATCACCTCCAGTTTTTGGGCCTTGGTCCACACTGTCTTCAGATGGTGAGTGCTGCTAGTTGGCATATCTGTAGCAGGTGTCTTCTTCATATGTTCATTGGATGTTATCCCATTCAAGCAGGCATTTTAGCACAAGCATAGCTATTTCACTACTATGTCTAAGCTTAAttaataacagaaataaaaactatatcAAAGTTACTTTAACAATACACATAtgaatccattttaatatttgtgaaaagtcAGTATTATAATATGTTTCTATAACACTACAAATcaatgcaaaaccagcacagcttgCTTTAGCAAGGAAAAGACTGCTGCAGTGCAGTTGAAGGAGTGGGTTTGTGTGTGCTGTAACACAGAAATAGAACTTTGCATACAAAATTGATTTGTAGATGGCTGAAGAGTAGTTATATGGCCACAAGAATTAGAGTTTGCAAACaactaattaaatattaattcataactttttttttttttttgcaaagggTACTGCCCGCAGAAAGAAGAAGGTTGTCCATAGAACAGCTACAGCAGATGACAAGaaacttcagttttctttgaagaaacTGGGTGTCAACAATATTTCTGGAATCGAAGAGGTAATTGCTTGAAAGGGGAAAATGCTTTtctatatagaaatataaaatgtataaaacataatttccttttaagTAACATGTTAAACTTGCCTGTAAATTATCTAGAGGTGCTTAATTGAGCTTTAGGAACTTCAACTAGTTTCCtgttaaactgaaaaatcaTGCTAAACTGCTTGAAAtactggttttggttttgttttctccccttGCAGGTAAATATGTTCACCAGCCAAGGAACAGTCATTCACTTCAATAACCCTAAAGTTCAGGCATCCCTGGCTGCTAACACTTTCACTATCACTGGTCATGCTGAGACAAAGCAGCTGACAGAAATGCTTCCTAGCATCTTAAATCAGCTTGGAGCTGACAGTTTGACTAGCCTGAGAAGATTGGCAGAAGCCCTACCCAAGCAATGTAAGTTAAAACTTGAATGCATTTCCTGCTGGCAGCTATGGGGCTTATTTGTATAGCTGCAGTGAAATTCAGTGCACTCTTACTGTCTGCAAGCATATtataaaatgctgaagaaatgaGACACTTAAATCTTATTTATAGCTCAAATCCAACAATGAATATAACAGAATAAAGCAGAGGCACCTGTTTCTCAGCATATCTTGCAGCTGGTCCAGGACTAGAAAATTGTAGCCAGACTTGATTTCATGGTAGTTTACTACTTGCTGTGGCTACCATATTTTGGCATACTTAGTTCATTAAAGCTAGATAGAGTTACTCTGAGAAAGTTAGGTTTTAAAAGAAGGTATGTCTGTTTTGACACTTTTAATGGAAACATAAACAATAGGGAGAGGGACTTGAGGACAGACATCTTGCTACTGCTTTGTTCCCTCACAGGTGTGGTGAAGGCATTATTTCTTGCATGGGCTTTTTGATAGCTAAGAGGCATTTATATAGCATTTGTAAGGAAATATATTATAATTTCTGTGTGTGTAGAACAGTGTAGCGAACAGGACTGGCATGATCAGTAAGCTAGATACACCAATTTCATATTCTATCCTTAAATTAGTGAAAGAACCTGAACACTTTTTCTCCCTAAAACTATATGGGAAAAGTAGAGGAGGGACCTAAGTATCTGGTGTTTGGAAaaggtggtgctgctgctgctatagAGTAAGAATTGGGAGCAGAAGACAGGCTTGTTGATACTGGGactgatgccttaagttttagcatttatgtttttcagatcctgtactacattagtgtataactctgaactccatatAGAGTGTTAGTAAGCTGTCTTCACATTTttgtcagacaaaacaatccttccaggcctgagaaccaaggacaccctctgcctcaggccccaaaaagtataaacaaatgtgaatggggggggggggagggggaagcaaaCCGGGGCATTATGATTTCATTACCTAAAGCTATAATTGGAGAACTAACCTCTGATATGGAAATAGACCAAACTTATATCTGTCTGAAAAAGTCATGACTGTTGTCCATATTGGGTGTAGTCTCTCCAAGGCTtttgcactgcccaaggtgtatctattgaaggcctttaataaatacccactttattcttttaactctgtctagcctctgttctaggtagccacTACAAGGCATCAGGACCATATTTCATGTCCTGCATGTAGGGTTTTCCTACTTACTTTCTGCTTCTTGTGGCAGTTATGAACTTGATTGTTAcggtttttctttctgtgctttgctgcGAGCAAAGATAGACTCTATTCCTAAAGCTGATGATGCTTCTCTCCTCTCAACTtcccactgaaaaaaattctgctagAAGTAGTGTTCAGGAGGTGAGGTAAACTGCTTTCCCAATGAAGCTCAGGTCCCTCCTTCCTAGTGTCAGCTGTGTGGCTTCCTTGTGGTAGAAGTGGGgcttgaaagaaagaaaacttgaagGATTTAAAATGAACCTGTTAAGATCTCTCTTCTTATAAAAAGGTGAGACAACTATTTATTTAAGGGAGGGGCTATTTATCAGGGAATGTAtaataggacaaggggtaacagttttaaactgacagagggcaagtttagattagatattaggaggaaattctttattcagatggtggtgaggcactggcatgggttgctcagagaagctgtggctgccccatccctggaagtgttcaaggtgaggttggacagggcttggagcaacctggtctagtgaaagataTCCCTGTTCATGTCAGGGGGGTGGAACATGGTGGTCTTTAAGATCCATTCCAACCTAAActattctgtgtttctatgatTCATGTTAATTCCTCCCTGTTGTTTTGGATGCCACCTGTCCCAGGGACAAATGCTTGTAACAGATGCCTCAAATCAATGTGCCTGCCACTCTTCTGCTacaattgttctttttttttcacttcatcaCATTTTTATATGTGGAATAATACTGTTCCAAATAATAGCTTTGCTATAGTTATGATAAAGTTGTACTTTTGTCTGGGAAAGGGTGGGGCTGTGTCTGACTTGACAAGAATGTTTGTCATGGTGTAAGTCATTGCTGCTGGGAAAGAATGGAGAAACTTGTTCAAGTCATACAACTCCTGTGGTTTGAATTAAGGCAGCAATCTGATATAAACATGACATAAATATCTCCCTGCTCTTTTATCTCTGAGGGCAGTTTCCTAAGGAATCCCACGCAATAGTGCTCTAAATGGCTGAAAGTTTGCCTCTATGAGGTTTAGGGTCCTAACTACTGTTTTACCCATCCAGTACCCCTCAAAATTAAGAATTCTATCCAGGCATTatggctgcagcccaggatgccTCCAATCTTGACCTCTCCAATAAGTTAgagtgttgcatcccgggttgcattcagattaggggttctgatatgtgttagttagccggttctgtgtacccctttgtacacccctgttccccccgtgatggttcgctccaggctgcctgccattggagcttctcCACATCACTCCAGTAACCACTCCCCATTCtttcctgaaacttccctgtcagttaccccatccccgcgTCCCCGTCCGTCCCagagccccgtgtccgcccctgtcgcgtccccattggtcgccgtggtccacgtcaccgccacggcgcctgtccccattgagcgggagggcttctgccctcctcgTCCCGcccccctataaaatcccatgcctccccagtcccagggccattttgtccacgcggCGCTGGGAGTGGGTCACACTTCTCCGTCTCAGCTCTacgcaacaataaaagctctccagctgaCCACGCGGACCaagtggacaattcctttgcctctttgtctcgcccctcGTGCACGGCAGCAGAGgcggccagccccaccccggcACGTGGAAAGCAGAAGCGCCTGGGAATTGCGACAGCCCTGGTCCcgccgagaagcagcgccttagccgggctctccagagctgcctgggaccggGGAAAAACAACGCAGAGCCGCATTAGAGAGactttagaatcatagaatcatcaaggttggaagagaccttttaagatcaagtccaactgtcaAGCCAGCACTACCATTGTAACCCCTAAACCATATCACCCAGCACCAGATCCAGATGcctcttaaacacctccagggatggtgattctaccaccttcctgggcaacctattccaatgcctgaccaccctaacagtaatttttttttttttctaatatctaatctgaatctcATGTCTCAGGTTAAGGCCATAAGTTCTTCTGCATTAGTGAGCAACAGGTCCAGCAGTGCCTCTCCTCTGGTTGGGCTCTTCATCACCTGTACTAGGAAGTTGTCCTCAAAGCACTTGTATTGGGTCTGGCTGACACGGAGTCAACTTTCCCCATAGCagccctcacagtgctgtgTATTGCTAGCTAGAAAGGTGTTGATCACATACCAGTGCTTTGTCATTGAGGCTGTCTCTCCAACAATACCCCCTCTTCACCCCCCAAGAACAGTAGGCTGGTGGTGGGCAAATATCTTTGGAAGGGACATAGCCAGGATAGCTGATCCCAACTGACCAAAAGGATATTAACATCTGTTCAGCAATAAAAGTtaagagaaaggaggaggaaggaggggacaTTCATTATTAAGATATTTGTCTCCTGGAGCAACTGCTACACATACTGAAGCCTTTGTCCCAGGAAGTGGTCAGACATTGCATGTTGATGGGAAGTAGAGAATAAATCTTTTGTCTTCCTTTGCTTTCGCATGTGgcctttgcttttgctttattaaCCTGCCTTTATCTTGACCCATGAGTTTTgttccatcttattttcttctctctcaggTCCTGCTGAAGAGGgaagtgatagagcagcttggTGGGCACTTGGTGTCTGGCCACAGTCAACTCACTTCATCACACCACTAATTTCTCGGACTGCTTGCAATTCACTATGACATTTTTCCAGCAGATATCTGGGTGGTTAAAGATCCCTATCAGGATCAGGGCATGTGAGCATGATGCTTCCTGCTGTTGCCTTTTTCTCAAACTGGAAATGAAACTCAAGATATTTTTAGTAAGGAGGTAATATAAAAGGGGATCTTTATTTGAAGGCTGCAGTTGAAACACAAAGTTTCCTTTCTTGACTTAGTCTCTAATTTTCACCCATAAGCTTTCGACCTGCGTATTGCTGTTCTTCAAAGATCACTTCATGCAATCAATCCTGGTTTTGGCATAGACAGCAACTCCCCCACCACTCCTTCCTTGTCCGTCCCTTCTGAATCGTTTATAGCCATCAATCATGGCACTCTAATCATGCAATTCATCCCACCAAATTTCTGTGATAGCAATCAGGTCATGGTTTTCCAtctgggcagctgttcccagctcctcctgtttgttttccatgCTGCATACACAAGTATAGAGGCATTTCAGCTGGGCTGTCAGCCACGTCCCCTTTTTAGAGGAGCTCACCCTAATTCCCTTGAGGCAATTCACAGgtgttttctgtttattccTCATGCCTTGGCAGCCCCTGGCTCTTCTCAAGTGCTTAGAAAACCATGTCCTTCCTCCAATAAATCTAGTTTAAAGTTCTGTTTATAAGTCCAGCTGGCTTATTACTCAGGACACTCTTGCCCTGCTTGGTTACTTGAGCcccatgaaaattaatttattccccTTCTGGCTGACTTGCACCTTTTAATGTTAGGCATCAGGAGATGGTGCAGTTCTTTCTGGTTTAGGGAAGTTTCTGAGTAGTGTAAAACCATTATAGCTAGCTCATGCAGTCAGGGTTTGCAATTAGCATATGTTGGGGGTGGCATTTGGATAAACAGTCCCCATGCACATCTGCAGCATTTCATGCTCCAGTAATTCCTACCCAAGAGTGATAGCCTTAAAGATGTTTTATGTGTGTTTTTACTGTTGGTAGAAGCTGGAGTAGCCTACAGGTTCCAGGATTCACTGAGTCCTCTTCTTCCACCAGCATACAAAATTCAGACTTCCTTAGATGTGACCTCGTGCACATCTACACTGGTGTCTAGGCAGACCTCTGTCAGGAACTGTAAACTAGATGGATTATCATTCTGCTTTAGTGTGTCAGCCTGCTCACATTTGTAGAATAGACAGACCCTCTACTCCCATTATATTTGCTCCATGTATAAAGCATTGAAATTATTTGTACCTTGTAAATTAGACACTGATTTGTTTCAAAACATGGAATGgcttttaccttttctttttcagttatGTCTCACTTCTGTAGCTTTCTATTCTCATTAAGAAATAGAGTATATTTGATAAACTATGTTAGCAGACTGTAAGTTAAATTCCAAGGGGGACTTGTGGcttcaaaaatatatatattaatgcACAAAAATGCACCAGTATATTTTCTAGGAGAATGCACATCTACCTGAAACCTTGTCATTTTATGTAAGCAAAGAAACATAacacttttaaataaaagcctttTTGGATACAGTGGGAATGTTATTATGCCTGTTAATGATAGACATCATACCACATATGCAGACTAGCTAGGCAAGTTGCTTTTGTGGTGCATTTTTGGAAGCAACTGTTCTTTGAGCCCTTTAGGTTATAATGCTTAAGATAAGCTAGGTGTATCTTAATGACAACAAATGCAGTTGCAGGGATTTATAGGGTTTAACCATAGCTTGCCCATTTTCCAACTGTGCTAAAAGCCTGGCTAAATGCTGCCACATTAAGCTTGCCTGCAGATTGCTGTGGTGGGTTGACTTTGGCTGGCTGTCATGTACCCATCAAGATGTACTCTCAATCCCATCCATCAGCAAGATGAGGAGAAGATACAATAAAAGACtggtgggttgagataaggacagggagagatcactcaccaattgCCATCATGGCCAAAACAGACTCAACTTGGGTAAATTAATTGAATGTATTACCAATCAAATTGGAGTAGgataataagaaataataacaaATCTTAAAACCTCTTCCCCccacccttcccttcttcctgggcTTAACTTCACTCCCAACTCTTCTATCCTCTACCCCTGAGTGACATAGGGGAACGGGGAATGAGGGTTGTGGTCAGTTCCTAATGCTGTGTCTCTACCACTCCTTTCTCCTCActcttcccctgccccagcatcCCTTCCATGGGCtacagtccttcaggaacaggcttTTCCAGCATGGTTCCCCCATAGGGtcacaggtcctgccagcaaacctgctccagcatgggatACTCTCTTTGCagatcctgccaggagcctgctccagcacaggcttttCACAGGGTCACAGCTTTCTTCAGGCATTTACCTGCTTTGGTGTGGGGttctccacaggctgcaggtagatctc from Vidua macroura isolate BioBank_ID:100142 chromosome W unlocalized genomic scaffold, ASM2450914v1 whyW_random_scaffold_30, whole genome shotgun sequence encodes the following:
- the LOC128822719 gene encoding transcription factor BTF3-like; translation: MKETIMNQEKLAKLQAQVRIGGKGTARRKKKVVHRTATADDKKLQFSLKKLGVNNISGIEEVNMFTSQGTVIHFNNPKVQASLAANTFTITGHAETKQLTEMLPSILNQLGADSLTSLRRLAEALPKQSLDGKAPLATGGDDDDDDEVPDLVENFDEASKNEAN